A stretch of the Acyrthosiphon pisum isolate AL4f chromosome A2, pea_aphid_22Mar2018_4r6ur, whole genome shotgun sequence genome encodes the following:
- the LOC100161984 gene encoding dosage compensation regulator, translating into MANPKAFLHEWCAKNNLEPQFEIKQAGSKFNLRFICEVTVGGHNYVGVGNSTNKKDAQGNASKDYLLYLTRQGLVSTDSLPSNCFSGPASNDSMVNASQRLMDNVPPKSVYQQGQTPNMLGEAYRPIGKTNFQFKDFLNDENKVEEAESLDVNAAVHGNWTIDNAKSRLNQYIQSNKLKNIDYKYSFMGKVEPLILNKVSNILQEFNIEPVIKNDTVIEPETTISLISNQVLAEFNETKPIRLTGVIPWSPPQPNWNPWLAINIDEGPLATATLDQLSEELAKDYAMKLNSSEGFKESIAMRSQLPVFAKKDNILDVIRKNSIVIIQGSTGCGKTTQVCQFILDEYLKNDQGAYCNIICTQPRKISAISVADRVAFERKEDIGLSVGYSVRFDSIFPRPYGAILFCTVGVLLRKLENGMRGISHIIVDEIHERDVNSDFLMVVLKDMVYNYPDLRVIFMSATINTDMFSKYFNCCPVIDVEGRCYPVKEYFLEDIVQVLNYQPTPDIRKRKNKDKEEESVIAAQDQEENCNLLVSDDYPPDIKSKVAMISEKDVDFEIIEALLTHIEIEMNTPGAVLIFLPGWNLIFALQKYLTQKQFFASSKFCILPLHSQIPCADQRKVFEPVPSGVRKVILSTNIAETSITINDVVFVINYGKAKIKLFTTHNNMTHYATVWASKTNMQQRKGRAGRVRDGFCFHLCSKARYDKMDDHITPEIFRTPLHEIALSIKLLRLGDIGQFLSKAIEPPPIDAVIEAQVMLKEMKCLGINEELTPLGRILAKLPIEPQIGRMMVLGNILMLGDALAIIAAICSNMTDIFVFDHRMTPAQRAFSGNRCSDHLTVLNAFHQWQSLVYRNIDTTEYCERKMLSQPSLTTTADVTEQLKDLFIKIGFPDICFERHRFDFGKTGMHDEPILDVVSAILTMGFYPNVCYHKEKRKVYTTEGKAALIHKTSVNCNNIMAGSFQSPFFVFAEKVRTRAVSCKQMTMVTPIHLLLFGARKIEYTKELVQLDNWITLKMDARAASAIVALRPAIESLIVHASEEPESIATLSERDIKLINLLKELCNFNCGRYNLSPISFVQGDRSIYKRQFNQTFNESGDTPNAKVQNINHSYPSNNNFQRGGGGSYSRGRGYHGNSSSFRGGYNQRGYYGGGRSVRGQGFRGYSGESFKRSF; encoded by the exons ATGGCTAATCCAAAAGCTTTTCTACATGAATGGtgtgcaaaaaataatttggaaccACAGTTTGAAATAAAGCAAGCCG gTTCAAAGTTTAATCTACGGTTTATATGTGAAGTTACTGTTGGTGGACATAACTATGTAGGTGTAGGAAATTCAACTAATAAAAAAGATGCTCAAGGAAATGCATCAAAAGACTATCTTTTATACTTGACAAGGCAGGGATTGGTCTCTACTGATTCGTTACCATCT aattgtttttctgGTCCTGCTTCAAATGATTCCATGGTTAACGCATCCCAAAGATTAATGGATAATGTGCCACCAAAATCAGTGTATCAACAAGGCCAAACTCCAAATATGCTCGGTGAAGCTTATCGACCAATTGGGAAGACAAATTTTCAGTTTAAAGATTTTTTGAATGACGAAAATAAAGTTGAAGAG gcAGAAAGTTTAGATGTAAATGCTGCTGTGCATGGTAATTGGACAATTGATAATGCCAAATCAcgtttaaatcaatatattcaatctaataagttaaaaaacattgattacaaatatagtttCATGGGAAAG GTAGAacctttaatattaaacaaagtaTCTAATATACTTCAAGAGTTTAATATTGAACCTGTGATTAAG AATGATACTGTCATTGAACCAGAAACTacaatttcattaatttctaaTCAAGTACTTGCGGAATTTAATGAGACAAAACCAATTAGATTAACAGGAGTTATTCCATGGTCACCACCTCAACCAAATTGGAATCCCTGGTTGGCCATAAATATTGATGAAGGTCCTTTAGCTACT gcTACTTTAGATCAATTAAGTGAAGAACTAGCTAAAGATTATGCTATGAAATTAAATTCTTCAGAAGGTTTTAAAGAAAGTATTGCAATGCGTAGCCAACTTCCAGTATTTgctaaaaaagataatatattagatgtaataagaaaaaactcgatagttattattcaaGGTAGTACTGGTTGTGGTAAAACTACTCAG gTTTGTCAATTTATACTTGATGAGTATCTGAAAAATGACCAAGGGgcatactgtaatataatttgtacgcAACCAAGAAAAATATCTGCCATCTCTGTTGCTGATAGAGTGGCTTTTGAAAGAAAAGAAGATATAGGTTTAAGTGTTGGTTATAGTGTTAGATTTGATAGCATATTTCCGAGACCTTATGGggcaattttgttttgtacagttg GTGTATTATTACGTAAATTGGAAAATGGTATGCGTGGCATATCACATATAATTGTTGATGAAATACACGAACGTGATGTAAATAGTGATTTCCTCATGGTTGTACTCAAAGATATGGTATATAACTATCCTGACCTAAGAGTTATTTTTATGTCGGCCACTATAAATACTGATATGTTTtctaaatactttaattgttgtCCAGTCATTGATGTAGAAGGGAGATGCTATCCTGTGAAAG aatattttctTGAAGATATTGTTCAAGTGTTAAACTATCAGCCAACTCCAGATATTAGAAAACGTAAGAATAAAGATAAAGAAGAAGAATCTGTCATTGCAGCACAAGATCAGgaagaaaattgtaatttacttGTATCTGATGACTATCCTCCTGATATTAAATCTAAAGTGGCCATGATTAGTGAAAAAGATgttgattttgaaattattgaa GCATTATTAACGCACATTGAAATAGAGATGAATACACCTGGAGCGgttctaatatttttacctggttggaatttaatttttgcactccaaaaatatttaactcagAAACAATTTTTTG caTCTTCAAAGTTTTGTATACTACCACTCCATTCACAAATTCCGTGTGCAGATCAACGTAAAGTTTTTGAACCTGTTCCATCTGGAGTACGaaag GTGATTTTATCTACTAATATAGCCGAAACATCAATAACTATTAATGATgtagtatttgtaattaattatggCAAAgcaaagataaaattatttactactcataataatatgactcaTTATGCAACGGTTTGGGCGTCTAAGACAAACATGCAGCAAAGAAAAGGTCGAGCGGGCCGTGTTAGAGACGGTTTCTGTTTTCACTTATGTTCAAAG GCACGTTATGATAAAATGGATGATCACATAACACCAGAAATTTTCCGTACACCTTTACATGAAATAGCTTTATCTATTAAATTGTTACGACTTGGAGATATTGGACAATTTCTTAGCAAAGCTATTGAACCTCCTCCTATTGATGCTGTAATTGAAGCCCAAGTGATGCTCAAAG agATGAAATGTCTTGGAATAAATGAAGAGTTAACGCCACTTGGTCGTATTTTAGCAAAATTACCAATCGAGCCACAGATTGGTCGCATGATGGTGTTAGGAAATATCTTAATGCTAGGTGACGCTCTAGCTATAATAGCTGCTATCTGTTCAAACATGAcagatatatttgtatttg atCATAGAATGACACCAGCACAGCGTGCTTTCTCTGGTAACCGTTGTTCTGATCATTTGACTGTACTAAATGCTTTTCATCAATGGCAATCTTTAGTCTATCGTAATATTGATACAACAGAATACTGTGAACGTAAAATGTTGTCACAACCATCATTGACTACAACAGCAGATGTTacg GAACAACTGAAAGATCTATTCATCAAAATCGGATTTCCTGATATATGTTTTGAAAGGCATAGATTTGATTTTGGAAAAACTGGAATGCACGACGAACCAATATTAGATGTAGTATCTGCCATTTTAACAATGGGATTTTATCCTAATGTGTGTTATCATAAAGAAAAACGAAag gtatacacaacaGAAGGAAAGGCTGCACTTATTCATAAAACATCTGTTAATTGTAATAACATCATGGCCGGTTCTTTCCAATCACCATTCTTTGTATTTGCAGAGAAG gtacgtaCTAGAGCTGTATCATGCAAGCAAATGACCATGGTAACTCCTATTCATCTTCTATTGTTTGGTGCTCGCAAAATTGAATATACCAAAGAATTAGTCCAATTAGATAACTG GATAACTTTAAAAATGGATGCAAGAGCTGCTTCTGCGATTGTAGCTTTAAGACCAGCTATTGAAAGTTTAATTGTACATGCATCTGAAGAACCAGAATCTATTGCAACATTAAGTGAAAGagatattaaactaataaatctTCTAAAAGAACTATGTAATTTTAACTGTGGTAGATACAATCTTTCTCCAATATCGTTTGTTCAAgg tgatAGATCAATCTACAAGAGACAGTTTAACCAAACATTTAATGAAAGTGGTGATACCCCAAATGccaaagttcaaaatattaatcattcctaccctagtaataataattttcaaagagGTGGTGGAGGAAGTTATAGTCGAGGAAGAGGTTACCATGGAAATTCTTCGTCATTTCGTGGTGGATATAATCAAAGAGGTTATTATGGCGGTGGTCGCTCTGTAAGag gaCAAGGTTTCAGAGGCTATAGCGGGGAAAGCTTTAAAAGAAGTTTCTGA